The bacterium genomic interval ATCATTCCCGCTTGTCTCAAAAACCGACAGCGATCACGCCTGACCACTCTCGAAATCATGGAAACTCAATGTGATCCAATACTCGAAATTGAGAAACCCATAATCAGAAAATGCATCGCTTAACTTAACACGTATGCCCTGTAACCCCACTTTGCAATGTAGTTCGCTCCCGGCAAGAATTCATCATTGGAGTCGTCGAGCTTCTTCTGAAGCCACCTATCCAGTTCATCTCGAATACCCGAAGCTTCCTTATCATGGATGAGATTCTGCATCTGGTACGGATCGACCTCGTTGTCATAAAGCAACCAGGGGCCGTCAAGATCGCGCACATAGGTATATCGTTTGGTGCGGAGTCCTCGATATTCCCTTCCGCCGTGATGTTTAGCATTCCAGTTGCCAAACGGCTGTGGACACATGATCACTGCTGCCCCATCGGATGGGTCATTGCCTCCCGCGATGTGCTTGGAAAAATCAAGCCCTTCCACTGTCTCGGGAATGGATATGCTACAGAGACTAAGAAGCGTTGGCATGATATCCGGTGCATCAATCAGAGCGTCCGTCTTCCCCGTCTGCCAGCCGGGCAGGCCTGGATATCTGAGAAGAAATGGCACGCGAATGGATTCATCCCAGGGTCGCTGTTTTTTCGTCTGTCCCTGCGATCCGAGCATGTCGCCATGGTCGGATGTGAAGACAACAATCGTGTCGTTTTCGATTCGACACTCTCGCAGGGTCGTCAGCAGGTCGCCGATGCAGGTATCCAAGGCTGAACAGTTGGCGTAGTATCCGGCGAGTTCCTCCCGCGCCTGTGTCGCAATCTCAGCGGGCACATTTGGTCGGAGTTCAATAACGTCCACATCGTACATCCTCCTGAACTTCTCAGGGGCCGTATTGTAAGGGCAGTGGGGTGGTCCCCACGAAAGCACCAGAAAGAATGGATGATCCTTGTTGTGGTTGCGGATATACGTTTCAGCATCGCGTGTTTGCGCAATCGCGTCGTACCCGTCCCAGTACAGTTTCTCGTCCGAATCGCCCGCGTAATAGGCTGAATGATTGTAGTCGTGAGT includes:
- a CDS encoding sulfatase — translated: MNKKPNVVFVFGDQWRQQATGYAGDPNVKTPNLHALARESINFTHALSGCSVCSPYRASMLTGQLPMTHGVFVNDVYLQPRATSIAQAFSSAGYDTAYIGKWHVDGPGRSNYIPPERRLGFDYWKVLECTHDYNHSAYYAGDSDEKLYWDGYDAIAQTRDAETYIRNHNKDHPFFLVLSWGPPHCPYNTAPEKFRRMYDVDVIELRPNVPAEIATQAREELAGYYANCSALDTCIGDLLTTLRECRIENDTIVVFTSDHGDMLGSQGQTKKQRPWDESIRVPFLLRYPGLPGWQTGKTDALIDAPDIMPTLLSLCSISIPETVEGLDFSKHIAGGNDPSDGAAVIMCPQPFGNWNAKHHGGREYRGLRTKRYTYVRDLDGPWLLYDNEVDPYQMQNLIHDKEASGIRDELDRWLQKKLDDSNDEFLPGANYIAKWGYRAYVLS